In Salinigranum marinum, one DNA window encodes the following:
- the yqeC gene encoding selenium cofactor biosynthesis protein YqeC, translating into MRLASALAADEGQCVAVVGAGGKKTTLYLLGSLLDRAVVTATVRIPIFDDQVARVVVTADPVGALADVDVDVDDADDAEERWPLGLVPERDRADRYRGYDPAVVDDLAAAHDGPLLVKADGARNRLLKAPSDREPQVPTSADTVLPIASARAVGKPLTDEWVHHPERVAAVTGLDVGDEIDAEAVGRLLASPDGGLKDLPDGAQVVAVVNMVDDETHRAAGERAAAAALAHTDRIDRVVLTRLIDPDPVVDVFA; encoded by the coding sequence ATGCGTCTCGCTTCGGCTCTCGCGGCGGACGAAGGACAGTGTGTCGCCGTGGTCGGCGCGGGCGGCAAGAAGACGACGCTCTACCTGCTCGGCTCGCTGCTCGACCGCGCGGTGGTGACCGCGACGGTCCGGATCCCGATCTTCGACGACCAGGTCGCGCGAGTCGTCGTGACCGCGGATCCGGTCGGCGCGCTCGCCGACGTTGACGTCGACGTCGACGACGCCGACGACGCCGAGGAACGATGGCCGCTCGGTCTCGTTCCCGAACGCGACCGTGCGGACCGCTACCGCGGCTACGACCCCGCGGTCGTCGACGACCTCGCGGCCGCCCACGACGGACCCCTCCTGGTGAAGGCCGACGGCGCGCGCAACCGCCTCCTGAAGGCACCCAGCGACCGCGAGCCACAAGTCCCGACGAGCGCCGACACGGTCCTCCCGATCGCGAGCGCCCGCGCCGTCGGCAAGCCGCTCACCGACGAGTGGGTCCACCACCCCGAACGCGTCGCGGCGGTCACCGGACTCGACGTCGGCGACGAGATCGACGCCGAGGCCGTCGGTCGGCTCCTCGCGAGCCCCGACGGGGGGCTGAAAGACCTCCCGGACGGCGCACAGGTCGTGGCCGTCGTAAACATGGTCGACGACGAGACGCACCGCGCGGCCGGAGAGCGAGCCGCCGCCGCGGCGCTCGCCCACACCGACCGGATCGACCGGGTCGTCCTCACGCGACTGATCGACCCCGACCCAGTCGTCGACGTGTTCGCCTGA
- the cobD gene encoding threonine-phosphate decarboxylase CobD: MDPDSVAEVGRAVHGGSTAPLDFSANTNPERPPGVEAAYDEAFAAATRYPDDSYADYREAAADYVDCAPSEVVPTAGGTEAIRLALATHVSPGESVLVPTPSFGEYAREVRLQGATPAFAPHDEVLDAPVADHAVAVVCTPNNPTGDLPAPDDLDRFVARCRDEETLLVVDEAFLDFTPADSLAGVDGVVVCRSLTKMFGLPGLRMGFACATGDAFDRIETARPTWNLSAPAAAVGAHCLRQDAFVSRTRERVASERERMRDRLVSEGYDPHPSDAPFLLLGVGARTVAAITDGLASQGIAVRDCESFGLDSHVRVAVKHREENDRLLEALARV, translated from the coding sequence GTGGACCCTGACTCGGTCGCCGAGGTGGGCCGGGCCGTCCACGGCGGGTCGACCGCGCCGCTCGACTTCAGCGCCAACACCAACCCCGAACGTCCCCCGGGCGTCGAGGCGGCCTACGACGAGGCGTTCGCGGCCGCGACCCGCTACCCCGACGACTCCTACGCTGACTACCGCGAGGCCGCCGCCGACTACGTCGACTGTGCCCCGTCCGAGGTCGTGCCGACGGCGGGCGGGACGGAGGCGATCCGCCTGGCGCTCGCCACGCACGTCTCGCCCGGCGAGAGCGTTCTCGTCCCGACGCCGAGCTTCGGCGAGTACGCCCGAGAGGTCCGTCTGCAGGGGGCCACGCCTGCGTTCGCCCCACACGACGAGGTGCTCGACGCCCCCGTCGCGGACCACGCCGTCGCGGTCGTCTGCACGCCGAACAACCCCACCGGCGATCTCCCTGCGCCCGACGACCTCGACCGGTTCGTCGCCCGCTGCCGGGACGAAGAAACGCTCCTCGTCGTCGACGAGGCGTTCCTCGATTTCACCCCGGCCGACTCGCTCGCCGGGGTCGACGGCGTCGTCGTCTGCCGGTCGCTGACCAAGATGTTCGGCCTCCCCGGCCTCCGGATGGGTTTCGCGTGTGCGACCGGCGACGCGTTCGACCGGATCGAGACCGCCCGCCCCACGTGGAACCTCTCGGCCCCCGCGGCCGCGGTCGGGGCACACTGCCTCCGGCAGGACGCGTTCGTCTCGCGCACGCGAGAACGGGTCGCCAGCGAACGCGAGCGCATGCGAGATCGCCTCGTGAGCGAGGGATACGACCCACACCCCTCCGACGCCCCCTTTTTGCTCCTCGGCGTCGGCGCGCGCACGGTCGCGGCGATCACAGACGGCCTCGCGAGCCAGGGGATCGCCGTCCGCGACTGCGAGAGCTTCGGGCTCGACTCACACGTCCGCGTCGCGGTCAAACACCGTGAAGAAAACGACCGACTGCTGGAGGCGCTCGCCCGTGTCTGA
- a CDS encoding adenosylcobinamide amidohydrolase: protein MFETTVHAGVCRFLRPRTRWLSTGWNGGESRGPAAYNVTVPDGWPETDLAAYVESRRTDAGFDAAGPTLLTGVSQAHARRARLDGVEAVVTAGVSNPAALPVTDGEASDAGSDSATDRPAEHPGTVNVVVGTTRALAPGALANLLTVAAEAKAATLLARTGVPGTTTDAVVAACDPAGPRARFSGSATPVGRAARACVRDALLASLDSRYADGEIPTVADAPYGVVTDTRAVVTRL, encoded by the coding sequence GTGTTCGAGACGACCGTCCACGCGGGCGTCTGCCGGTTCCTTCGTCCCCGGACGCGGTGGCTCTCGACCGGCTGGAACGGCGGGGAGTCTCGCGGGCCGGCGGCGTACAACGTGACCGTCCCCGACGGCTGGCCCGAGACCGACCTCGCCGCTTACGTCGAGTCGCGGCGGACCGACGCCGGGTTCGATGCCGCGGGACCGACGCTCCTGACCGGCGTCTCCCAGGCGCACGCCCGGCGCGCACGGCTCGACGGCGTCGAGGCGGTCGTCACCGCGGGCGTCTCGAACCCGGCGGCGCTGCCGGTGACCGACGGCGAGGCGTCCGACGCCGGCTCCGACTCCGCGACCGATCGCCCCGCCGAACACCCCGGGACGGTCAACGTCGTCGTCGGTACCACCCGCGCGCTCGCACCCGGCGCGCTCGCGAACCTCCTCACCGTCGCCGCGGAGGCGAAGGCCGCCACGCTCCTCGCCCGCACGGGCGTCCCCGGCACGACCACGGACGCGGTCGTCGCGGCCTGCGATCCAGCGGGACCTCGGGCCCGGTTTTCGGGGAGCGCCACGCCCGTCGGCCGGGCCGCGCGGGCGTGCGTCCGCGACGCCCTGCTCGCCAGCCTCGACTCGCGGTACGCCGACGGCGAGATCCCGACCGTCGCGGACGCCCCGTACGGCGTCGTCACCGACACTCGGGCGGTGGTGACGCGGCTGTGA
- a CDS encoding cobyric acid synthase gives MPTLLVAGTASHVGKSTVAAGFCRLLADRGVDVAPFKAQNMSTNARAVPRAAGDGFGEVGVSQYVQARAARVAPTTDHNPVLLKPQGDGESQLVIDGRVAASVAAGGYYDDHWERARSAAAAAHARLAAAHDLVVAEGAGSIAEINLHHRDLANVETARFAARGVGNAAGDETAILLVADIERGGVFAAIVGTLELVPEDLRDLVCGVVVTKFRGERSLLDPGLREIEARTGVPVLGVLPYDDPGLPEEDSVAVPRSGTVRGASDGTVGGDGVTVVVPRLPHIANYTDLGPLEAEPGVRVAYRALDADFADADAVVLPGTKNTVDDLLALHAADYGARLRAFSGPVVGLCGGYQLLGERLTNAAVEGTGDDDVVDGLGLLPVETRFSPEKRVVATTLRLDADAGPFAGVDGPVSGYEIHQGRTRATGPVDTPFAPSDGDATAGLGAARDRVVGTYLHGLFENPTVRDVFIDSLFEAKESARPGTGSEAETPHDRAATLVEGLAVETVLDAVGVGG, from the coding sequence ATGCCGACGCTCTTGGTCGCGGGGACCGCCAGCCACGTCGGGAAGTCCACCGTCGCGGCCGGGTTCTGTCGACTCCTCGCCGACCGCGGCGTCGACGTCGCCCCGTTCAAGGCCCAGAACATGAGCACGAACGCCCGTGCCGTCCCGCGCGCCGCGGGGGACGGCTTCGGCGAGGTTGGGGTCTCGCAGTACGTCCAGGCGCGCGCCGCCCGCGTCGCCCCGACGACCGACCACAATCCGGTCCTGTTGAAGCCGCAGGGCGACGGGGAGTCGCAACTCGTGATCGACGGACGGGTCGCCGCGTCGGTCGCCGCCGGCGGCTACTACGACGACCACTGGGAGCGCGCTCGCTCGGCCGCCGCGGCCGCCCACGCTCGCCTCGCCGCCGCACACGACCTCGTCGTGGCCGAGGGTGCCGGCTCGATCGCCGAGATCAACCTCCACCATCGCGACCTCGCCAACGTCGAGACGGCGCGTTTTGCGGCCCGGGGTGTGGGGAACGCGGCGGGCGACGAGACTGCTATTCTCCTCGTCGCCGACATCGAACGCGGCGGGGTGTTCGCCGCGATCGTCGGCACGCTCGAACTCGTCCCCGAGGACCTCCGTGATCTGGTCTGTGGGGTCGTCGTCACCAAGTTCCGCGGCGAACGCTCCCTGCTCGATCCGGGACTGCGCGAGATCGAGGCGCGGACCGGCGTGCCCGTGCTCGGCGTCCTCCCGTACGACGATCCCGGCCTCCCCGAGGAGGACAGCGTCGCCGTCCCACGGTCGGGGACGGTTCGCGGCGCGTCCGACGGGACGGTCGGAGGCGACGGTGTCACGGTCGTCGTCCCACGGCTCCCTCACATCGCCAACTACACCGACCTCGGCCCGCTCGAAGCCGAACCGGGCGTCCGCGTCGCCTACCGGGCGCTCGATGCGGACTTCGCCGACGCCGACGCGGTCGTCCTGCCGGGGACGAAAAACACCGTCGACGACCTGCTGGCGCTCCACGCGGCCGACTACGGCGCGCGACTGCGGGCGTTCTCGGGGCCGGTCGTCGGCCTCTGCGGCGGCTACCAACTCCTCGGCGAGCGGCTCACGAACGCCGCGGTCGAGGGCACCGGGGACGACGACGTCGTCGACGGTCTCGGGCTGTTGCCCGTTGAGACGCGCTTTTCGCCCGAGAAACGGGTCGTCGCCACCACGCTCCGACTCGACGCCGACGCCGGTCCGTTTGCCGGCGTGGACGGTCCCGTCTCGGGCTACGAGATCCACCAGGGACGGACTCGGGCGACGGGACCGGTCGACACGCCGTTTGCCCCGTCCGACGGCGACGCCACCGCAGGGCTCGGTGCCGCCCGTGACCGGGTCGTCGGCACGTATCTTCACGGCCTCTTCGAGAACCCCACGGTCCGCGACGTGTTCATCGATTCGCTCTTCGAAGCGAAGGAATCGGCCCGTCCGGGAACCGGGTCGGAGGCGGAGACGCCGCACGACCGGGCCGCGACGCTCGTCGAGGGACTGGCAGTCGAGACCGTGCTCGATGCGGTCGGCGTCGGCGGCTGA
- the cobS gene encoding adenosylcobinamide-GDP ribazoletransferase, which yields MVLRALQGALAFLTRLPVGGDERAWDAFRRTPVAFVLAGYVVGGFAALPLALPLPLSTTAALYLVTLYLLTGVTHADGLADVADAAAVHDDSTDRERRRAALKDADTGVGGTLAVVLTLAALTLGALGMAGSGPRVAATIALAAEIGAKTGMATLVCLGDAAHEGLGSALADEADAAALLPTLVAAVPVLALAPPLGTPAVVAALLGGPVVAVLLLRWARGALGGVSGDVFGAANELGRAVGVHAGVVAWALL from the coding sequence GTGGTTCTGAGGGCGCTGCAGGGCGCGTTGGCGTTCCTGACGCGGCTCCCCGTCGGCGGCGACGAGCGGGCCTGGGACGCCTTTCGGCGGACGCCGGTGGCGTTCGTCCTCGCGGGCTACGTCGTCGGCGGCTTCGCCGCGCTCCCGCTCGCCCTCCCGTTGCCGCTTTCGACCACCGCCGCGCTCTACCTCGTGACGCTCTACCTGCTGACGGGCGTCACCCACGCCGACGGCCTCGCCGACGTCGCCGACGCCGCCGCCGTCCACGACGACTCGACGGATCGAGAGCGTCGCCGGGCGGCCCTGAAGGACGCTGACACCGGCGTCGGCGGGACGCTCGCTGTCGTGTTGACGCTCGCGGCGCTGACGCTCGGCGCGCTCGGAATGGCCGGATCGGGCCCGCGCGTCGCCGCGACCATCGCGCTCGCGGCCGAGATCGGGGCCAAGACGGGGATGGCGACGCTCGTCTGTCTCGGCGACGCCGCCCACGAGGGACTCGGCTCCGCCCTCGCCGACGAGGCGGACGCCGCGGCGCTTCTTCCCACGCTCGTCGCCGCCGTCCCCGTCCTCGCGCTCGCCCCGCCCCTGGGCACGCCGGCGGTCGTCGCGGCGCTCCTCGGCGGCCCGGTCGTCGCGGTCTTGCTGCTGCGCTGGGCACGGGGGGCACTGGGCGGTGTCAGCGGTGACGTCTTCGGCGCGGCGAACGAACTCGGCCGCGCCGTCGGCGTCCACGCGGGGGTGGTCGCGTGGGCGCTTCTGTAA
- a CDS encoding TIGR00303 family protein gives MRLMLVAGTTRTAAVDGISAAGATPELRWHTPSADAELVRYGRLVRSSFVPVSPTGCPTPALVTRAVVELLGLDVVVCDGGLAKPTGAPTVGFGAKPGHDVRDPDPVPTAPGAFAAAKAFAERLNEDHLVVGETIPGGTTTALATMRALGEPYPVSSSLSDNPLARKEELAEAALAASDLAPGESAHHPELAVRFAGDPVLAVVSGLAVGALESGTRVTLAGGTQMVAASALVRHAGSVAPLELATTSYVADHVDLAPAARDLDLDRTVTDPGFADERLSEYATVGREGAAMGGALALAQRAGALDAVEGRALALLDSLVGDGVSGDTDGDREGTRGP, from the coding sequence ATGCGACTGATGCTCGTCGCGGGGACGACCCGCACGGCGGCCGTCGACGGCATCAGCGCGGCGGGAGCCACTCCCGAACTGCGCTGGCACACGCCGAGCGCCGACGCCGAACTCGTCCGGTACGGCCGCCTCGTCCGCTCCTCGTTCGTCCCCGTGAGTCCGACCGGCTGTCCGACGCCCGCGCTGGTGACGCGGGCCGTCGTCGAACTGCTCGGTCTGGACGTCGTCGTCTGCGACGGCGGACTGGCGAAGCCGACGGGTGCGCCGACGGTCGGCTTCGGCGCGAAGCCCGGCCACGACGTCCGCGACCCCGACCCGGTCCCCACCGCACCGGGCGCGTTCGCCGCGGCGAAGGCGTTCGCCGAGCGGCTGAACGAGGACCACCTCGTGGTCGGCGAGACGATCCCCGGCGGGACGACGACCGCGCTGGCCACGATGCGGGCGCTCGGCGAGCCGTACCCGGTGTCGTCGTCGCTCTCCGACAACCCGCTCGCCCGGAAGGAGGAACTCGCCGAGGCGGCGCTCGCGGCGTCAGATCTCGCCCCCGGCGAGTCGGCACACCATCCCGAACTCGCCGTCCGGTTCGCCGGTGATCCGGTGCTCGCGGTCGTTTCCGGCCTCGCCGTCGGTGCGCTCGAATCGGGAACGCGCGTCACGCTCGCCGGGGGCACCCAGATGGTCGCGGCGAGCGCGCTCGTCCGCCACGCGGGCTCGGTCGCCCCGCTCGAACTCGCCACCACGTCGTACGTCGCCGACCACGTCGACCTCGCGCCCGCCGCGCGCGACCTCGATCTCGACCGGACGGTGACCGACCCCGGCTTCGCCGACGAGCGCCTCTCGGAGTACGCCACGGTCGGGCGCGAGGGGGCGGCGATGGGCGGGGCGCTGGCGCTCGCCCAGCGCGCCGGCGCACTCGACGCGGTCGAAGGCCGCGCGCTCGCGCTGCTCGACAGTCTCGTTGGGGACGGCGTCTCGGGCGACACGGACGGTGACCGGGAGGGGACCCGTGGACCCTGA
- a CDS encoding cob(I)yrinic acid a,c-diamide adenosyltransferase has protein sequence MSDPSTTDTAPEAGAEAESDTTSGSGADPETVRRNTPGRGVSPEARRVAPDAPEEFGLVQVWWGDGKGKTTAALGMAFRAAGHGFRVHVLQFMKGGADSVEAVRGEYNAIAAVPGLSYENRGHYGWAGMADGSDDADHAAAARAGFDRARELVDAAAAADRSTPFDPDAPPEEGVHMLVLDEILYAVAMELLDADDVLALVDAAPDDLELVLTGSHEEPTYLLDRADLVTEVRKSKHPMDAGQRARRGTEY, from the coding sequence ATGAGCGATCCGTCCACGACCGACACCGCCCCGGAGGCCGGAGCCGAAGCGGAGTCCGACACCACGTCCGGTTCCGGCGCCGACCCCGAAACGGTTCGTCGCAACACCCCCGGACGTGGGGTCAGCCCCGAGGCACGGCGCGTCGCCCCGGACGCACCCGAGGAGTTCGGACTGGTCCAGGTCTGGTGGGGCGACGGCAAGGGCAAGACGACCGCGGCGCTCGGCATGGCGTTCCGGGCCGCGGGCCACGGCTTCCGGGTCCACGTCCTCCAGTTCATGAAAGGGGGCGCGGACTCCGTCGAGGCGGTCCGCGGGGAGTACAACGCGATCGCGGCGGTGCCCGGTCTCTCCTACGAGAACCGCGGCCACTACGGCTGGGCCGGCATGGCCGACGGGAGCGACGACGCGGACCACGCCGCGGCGGCGCGGGCCGGGTTCGACCGTGCCCGCGAACTGGTCGACGCCGCGGCCGCGGCTGACCGCTCGACGCCGTTCGATCCCGACGCGCCACCGGAAGAGGGCGTCCACATGCTCGTCCTCGACGAGATCCTCTACGCCGTCGCGATGGAGCTCCTCGACGCCGACGACGTCCTCGCGCTCGTCGACGCCGCGCCCGACGACCTCGAACTCGTGCTGACGGGGAGCCACGAGGAACCGACCTATCTGCTGGATCGAGCCGATCTCGTCACAGAGGTTCGAAAGTCGAAGCATCCTATGGACGCCGGACAGCGGGCTCGCCGCGGGACCGAGTACTGA
- a CDS encoding cobyrinic acid a,c-diamide synthase, whose amino-acid sequence MKGLVVAGTASGVGKTVTTLALCRALIDGGRTVQPAKAGPDFIDPSHHAVVCDRPSRTLDPWLQGKAGTRRNYARGDGDVCVVEGMMGLYDGDTSTAAVAAGLGLPVVLVVDAAAGMESVAATALGFRAYAAESGHDVDVVGVVAARAHGGRHAAGIRDALPDGLAYLGRTPPRDDLSIPERHLGLHMGRESPPDDAALAAAADCLDADRALELAREPPWFPVETDPIPEHGSADPPPTVAVARDDAFCFVYPATVERLRERATVVTFSPVAGDDLPSCDAVYLPGGYPERFAADLAGGPTLDQVADVAADGVPVWGECGGLMALAETLTVDGRDHRMAGVLPAVVRLSGELQALDHVDLRAERGTLTARAGETRRGHEFHYSTADAASDARFAFDVVRGQGIDGRDGLVAYETLGTYAHLHAESGAVDRFLAAAAATR is encoded by the coding sequence GTGAAGGGGCTCGTCGTCGCCGGCACCGCCTCGGGCGTCGGCAAGACCGTCACGACGCTCGCGCTCTGTCGGGCGCTGATCGACGGTGGTCGGACGGTTCAGCCGGCGAAAGCCGGCCCGGACTTCATCGACCCGAGCCACCACGCGGTCGTCTGCGACCGACCGTCGCGGACGCTCGACCCGTGGCTCCAGGGGAAGGCGGGGACGCGGCGGAACTACGCTCGCGGCGACGGCGACGTCTGCGTCGTCGAGGGGATGATGGGGCTGTACGACGGCGACACGTCCACCGCGGCGGTCGCCGCGGGCCTCGGGCTCCCCGTGGTGCTCGTCGTCGACGCCGCCGCGGGGATGGAGAGCGTCGCCGCGACCGCCCTCGGCTTTCGCGCGTACGCCGCCGAGTCCGGCCACGACGTGGACGTCGTCGGCGTCGTGGCCGCACGCGCCCACGGCGGACGACACGCGGCGGGCATCCGCGACGCGCTCCCCGACGGCCTCGCGTATCTCGGCCGGACGCCCCCGCGCGACGACCTGTCGATACCGGAGCGTCACCTCGGGCTCCACATGGGCCGGGAGTCGCCGCCCGACGACGCGGCGCTCGCCGCCGCGGCCGACTGTCTCGACGCCGACCGGGCGCTCGAACTGGCGCGCGAGCCGCCCTGGTTTCCGGTCGAGACGGATCCGATCCCGGAGCACGGCTCGGCCGACCCGCCCCCGACCGTCGCCGTCGCCCGCGACGACGCGTTCTGTTTCGTCTACCCGGCCACGGTCGAACGGCTCCGCGAGCGGGCGACGGTCGTCACGTTCTCGCCCGTCGCGGGCGACGACCTCCCGTCGTGCGATGCCGTCTACCTGCCCGGCGGCTACCCCGAACGATTCGCGGCCGATCTCGCCGGCGGGCCGACGCTCGACCAGGTCGCGGACGTGGCGGCCGACGGCGTCCCCGTCTGGGGCGAGTGCGGCGGGCTCATGGCGCTCGCGGAGACGCTGACGGTCGACGGTCGCGACCACCGGATGGCGGGCGTCCTTCCGGCGGTGGTCCGGCTGTCCGGCGAGCTCCAGGCGCTCGATCACGTCGACCTCCGCGCCGAGCGCGGGACGCTCACCGCCCGCGCGGGCGAGACACGGCGCGGCCACGAGTTCCACTACTCGACGGCCGACGCCGCGAGCGACGCCCGGTTCGCCTTCGACGTCGTGCGCGGGCAGGGGATCGACGGCCGCGACGGGCTCGTCGCCTACGAGACGCTCGGGACGTACGCCCACCTCCACGCCGAGAGCGGCGCGGTCGACCGGTTCCTCGCTGCCGCCGCGGCGACGCGCTGA
- a CDS encoding NTP transferase domain-containing protein — protein sequence MGASVTLPALVLCGGAGTRLEGGEEKPLVTVCGEPMLDRVVRALRASAVSTVHAVPSPRTPETRARARELGLAVVDAPGDGYVADLRHALDAVGSPVLTVVADLPHLAPDHVDRALADARSAEGVASLTVCVPVALKCSLGVSVDTQFDHDGRAVAPTGLNVVGVDAEEAEEAEEAEEAEEAEEAEETEEIESVSVVDDERLAVNVNHPTDLEVAESRCD from the coding sequence GTGGGCGCTTCTGTAACCCTCCCGGCGCTCGTCCTGTGCGGTGGGGCGGGGACGCGGCTGGAGGGAGGAGAAGAGAAACCGCTCGTCACCGTCTGCGGGGAGCCGATGCTCGACCGCGTCGTCCGCGCGCTCCGCGCGAGCGCCGTCTCGACCGTCCACGCCGTGCCCTCGCCGCGGACGCCAGAGACGCGTGCCCGCGCCCGCGAACTCGGGCTCGCCGTCGTCGACGCGCCCGGCGACGGCTACGTCGCGGACCTCCGCCACGCGCTCGACGCCGTCGGCTCGCCCGTGCTCACCGTCGTCGCCGACCTCCCGCATCTCGCGCCCGACCACGTCGACCGCGCGCTCGCCGACGCACGGAGCGCGGAGGGCGTGGCGTCGCTCACGGTCTGTGTCCCCGTCGCCCTGAAGTGCTCGCTCGGTGTGAGCGTCGACACCCAGTTCGACCACGACGGCCGCGCGGTCGCGCCGACGGGGTTGAACGTCGTCGGCGTCGACGCCGAAGAGGCCGAAGAGGCCGAAGAGGCCGAAGAGGCCGAAGAGGCCGAAGAGGCCGAAGAGACCGAAGAGATCGAAAGCGTGTCTGTCGTCGACGACGAACGGCTGGCCGTGAACGTCAACCATCCCACCGACCTGGAGGTGGCCGAGTCGCGATGCGACTGA
- a CDS encoding MGH1-like glycoside hydrolase domain-containing protein: MSDHDDSDPDLGSGGSRADRRAEATDVLASNRRDGYTIPSATLYPFQWNWDSAFIAVGLAGVDPAAAKAEIETLLSAQWSNGMLPQIAFWTGAEGYFPGPDEWDAGTDTVATSGISQPPVVVPAARRVSEATGDDAFRDRVLAPLAEHLSWWRRERSTDGVVYTRHPWETGMDDSPAWRPVLERFDPDAVEYERADRKSAELAAQRPTDWDYDRYVALVRQGREAGWDEDRLRERCPFRVEDVLTNSVFVRACEDLATLFERSGDEDAAATWRAQADETRAVMRDRLWSAELGLFVPYDRVADEPLAVPTVAGLLPTYGGVPTDAQFERLRRTLDESFFAFDYAAPTYVGDDLDPDRYWRGPVWTNTNWLLERGLRRYGADAAADRVRADSLALLEREGFREYFNPHTGTGRGSDDFAWSAALYLDWTDER; encoded by the coding sequence ATGAGCGATCACGACGATTCCGACCCCGACCTCGGTTCCGGCGGCTCGCGGGCCGATCGGCGGGCCGAAGCGACCGATGTCCTGGCGTCGAACCGCCGGGACGGCTACACGATCCCGTCCGCGACGCTCTACCCCTTCCAGTGGAACTGGGACTCGGCCTTCATCGCCGTCGGGCTCGCGGGCGTCGACCCCGCCGCCGCGAAAGCCGAGATCGAGACGCTGCTGTCGGCGCAGTGGTCGAACGGGATGCTCCCCCAGATCGCCTTCTGGACCGGCGCCGAGGGTTACTTCCCGGGCCCCGACGAGTGGGACGCCGGCACCGACACGGTCGCAACCAGCGGCATCTCCCAGCCGCCGGTCGTCGTCCCCGCCGCCCGGCGCGTCTCCGAGGCGACGGGGGACGACGCGTTCCGCGACCGCGTGCTCGCGCCGCTGGCCGAGCACCTCTCGTGGTGGCGTCGCGAGCGGTCGACCGACGGCGTCGTCTACACGCGACACCCCTGGGAGACCGGGATGGACGACTCGCCCGCGTGGCGACCGGTGCTCGAACGGTTCGATCCCGACGCGGTCGAGTACGAGCGCGCCGACCGCAAGTCCGCGGAGCTCGCCGCCCAGCGCCCGACGGACTGGGACTACGACCGGTACGTCGCGCTCGTCAGGCAGGGCCGAGAGGCGGGCTGGGACGAGGACCGCCTGCGCGAGCGCTGTCCGTTCCGGGTCGAGGACGTGCTCACGAACAGCGTCTTCGTCCGCGCGTGCGAGGACCTCGCGACGCTGTTCGAGCGCAGCGGGGACGAAGACGCCGCAGCGACGTGGCGCGCGCAGGCCGACGAGACGCGGGCGGTGATGCGCGACCGGCTCTGGTCCGCGGAGCTGGGACTGTTCGTTCCGTACGATCGGGTCGCCGACGAGCCCCTGGCGGTGCCGACGGTCGCGGGACTGCTCCCGACGTACGGCGGCGTGCCGACCGACGCGCAGTTCGAGCGGCTCCGTCGCACGCTCGACGAGTCGTTCTTCGCGTTCGACTACGCCGCCCCGACGTACGTGGGCGACGACCTCGACCCCGACCGCTACTGGCGCGGCCCGGTCTGGACGAACACCAACTGGCTCCTCGAACGCGGCCTCCGACGGTACGGGGCGGACGCGGCGGCCGACCGCGTTCGCGCGGACAGCCTCGCGCTGCTCGAACGCGAGGGCTTTCGCGAATACTTCAACCCACACACCGGCACGGGCCGCGGGAGCGACGACTTCGCCTGGAGCGCGGCGCTGTATCTCGACTGGACCGACGAGCGCTGA
- a CDS encoding DUF7504 family protein: MGDQGDSGRSGGGHALPSVALGEASNVLLLGSPMDARTLETGLALAGGDRPAGASVVWVTMLNSPREVLDIWDEHFPTRSARLRVVLVGDGLPDTAGASVVETDSIADPTDLVTLGVRLLETVSTWESEGAEVRLRFDSLTPLLQYVDPRSLAQFLHVLTNRLAAAGVTAHFHLDPMAHDSQTVHALGSICDAQVTVDGDGVSVVQR, translated from the coding sequence GTGGGGGACCAGGGAGACTCCGGCCGCTCGGGGGGAGGCCACGCCTTGCCGAGCGTCGCGCTCGGCGAGGCCTCGAACGTGCTTCTCCTGGGCTCGCCGATGGACGCGCGAACGCTCGAAACCGGACTCGCGCTCGCCGGCGGCGACCGACCGGCCGGCGCGAGCGTGGTGTGGGTGACGATGCTCAACAGCCCGCGGGAGGTTCTGGACATCTGGGACGAGCACTTCCCGACGCGGTCGGCCCGACTTCGGGTCGTCCTCGTCGGCGATGGCCTCCCCGACACCGCCGGTGCGTCGGTGGTCGAGACCGACAGCATCGCCGACCCGACCGACCTCGTCACGCTCGGCGTTCGACTGCTGGAGACGGTGTCGACGTGGGAGAGCGAGGGGGCCGAGGTGCGGCTCCGGTTCGACTCCCTCACCCCGCTGTTGCAGTACGTCGATCCTCGCTCGCTCGCCCAGTTCCTCCACGTGCTGACGAACAGGCTCGCCGCCGCCGGCGTGACGGCGCACTTCCATCTCGACCCGATGGCCCACGACAGCCAGACCGTCCACGCGCTCGGCTCGATCTGTGACGCACAGGTCACCGTCGACGGCGACGGCGTCTCGGTCGTCCAGCGGTGA